The genomic DNA TTCCCGGTATACCGTATACATGTATCGTACGGTATGATACCCTACCTGTAAATAGACTTTTTTGAAAATTAGTAAAACGAGGAAGGTGTGATCCCATGGATCCCCAATGGATCAATGAATTAATAGAAGCAATTGGAGCAGACGGCGTAACCATCAACGAAACCGCCTTGCTTCAGCACAGCCATGATGAGTCCCATCATCCCGGGGTCAACCCGGATGTGGTCGCTTCACCGGAAGATACGGAAGGTGTAGTGGCCATTCTTCGAACCGCTTCCCGGTACGGGATCCCCGTGACCCCATACGGAGCGGGATCCGGATTGGACGGAGGCGCAATCCCGGTCCAGAACGGAATCTCCCTCGATTTCACGCGGATGGACCGCATCCTCCATTTCAGCCCCGAGGATATGAGCGTCACCGTCCAGCCCGGCATCACCCGCCTTGCCCTGAACAAACAGATCAACCGCCATGGTCTCTACTTCCCCATCGACCCGGGAGCGGATGCAAGCATCGGCGGCATGACTGCAACGAACGCAAGCGGGACAACGGCCGTCCGATACGGATCCATGAGGGATCAGGTACTCGACCTTGAAGTGGTACTGGCTGACGGCAGAGTCATCCACACCGGCAGCCGTGCCAAAAAATCTTCCAGCGGATATCACCTCAATGGCCTCTTCACAGGATCAGAAGGAACCCTCGGCATCATCACCGGCATCACCCTGAAGCTGCATGGAACGCCGGAGCATCTGATCGCCGCGCGTTGTACGTTTCCTTCCCCGAAAGCCTGTGCAGAAGCGGCCCACATGATCCTCATGAGCGGGATCCCCGTCCAGCGGATCGAGCTGGTCGACTCCGAGAGCATCCGTCAGGTGAATGCATATGGTCAGTACGAGTTCCCCGAGGAACATTCCCTCTTCTTCGAATTCGCCGGAACGAAGGGCGGCGCTGAGGAAGAAGCAAGTCTCGCAGAAGAGCTCATGAAGGATGCAGGATGCAGCCACTGGGAACGAGCTGCGGGCTCGAAGGAACGGAGCGAAATCTGGCGGGCAAGACATGAGCTCTCCTATGCCTTCAGCCATATTCCCGGGAAGAAGATGCTCGGCTCCGATGTGTGCGTTCCCCTATCCCATCTCGCCGAACTCGTCGTCCATGCCCGGACTCTCATCGAAGACAGCGGGCTCCTTGGGGGCGTCTTCGGACACGTCGGAGACGGAAACTTCCACACGAGCATCGTCTATGATCCGAAGAAACCGGAAGAAAGGAAAAAAGCCCTTCATATCAATGAAGAGCTCGTATTGAAGGCTCTGGGATCAGGAGGGACCAGCACAGGCGAACACGGTGTAGGCATCGGCAAGAAAAAGTATCAGGAGCAGGAACATGGAGAGGCCGCCAAGGTCATGAAATCCTTCAAGCTTCTCCTCGACCCTGAAGGAATCCTGAATCCGGGAAAAATCTTCGACTGATGGCGAAGGAGAGCATCCAATGTCATATCCCCGCTCCTATTCTGATAAGATAGGAGAAAAAGAAGAGGAGGCTGATAGGATTGAAGAATGTCACGAAAGTCATCATTCCCGCTGCCGGTCTGGGGACACGGTTCCTGCCGGCGACGAAAGCGCAGCCCAAGGAAATGCTCCCCATCGTCGACAAGCCGACGATCCAATACATCATCGAGGAAGCCGTCACTTCCGGTATCACGGATATCATCATCATCACCGGCCGGGGAAAAAGAAGCATCGAAGATCACTTCGATAAATCCTATGAACTCGAATCCACCTTGGCAGACAAGGAGAAA from Rossellomorea marisflavi includes the following:
- a CDS encoding FAD-binding oxidoreductase, with protein sequence MDPQWINELIEAIGADGVTINETALLQHSHDESHHPGVNPDVVASPEDTEGVVAILRTASRYGIPVTPYGAGSGLDGGAIPVQNGISLDFTRMDRILHFSPEDMSVTVQPGITRLALNKQINRHGLYFPIDPGADASIGGMTATNASGTTAVRYGSMRDQVLDLEVVLADGRVIHTGSRAKKSSSGYHLNGLFTGSEGTLGIITGITLKLHGTPEHLIAARCTFPSPKACAEAAHMILMSGIPVQRIELVDSESIRQVNAYGQYEFPEEHSLFFEFAGTKGGAEEEASLAEELMKDAGCSHWERAAGSKERSEIWRARHELSYAFSHIPGKKMLGSDVCVPLSHLAELVVHARTLIEDSGLLGGVFGHVGDGNFHTSIVYDPKKPEERKKALHINEELVLKALGSGGTSTGEHGVGIGKKKYQEQEHGEAAKVMKSFKLLLDPEGILNPGKIFD